TGTCCTTCCATCGTTTAGCCCTCCCCCACTTCCGTCTTCTTCTCTTTGGTCACGTGGCCGCGGAAGGTGCGCGTCGGGGCAAACTCGCCGAGGCGGTGGCCCACCATGTTTTCGGTGACGTAGATCGGCACGTGGCGGCGGCCATCGTGGACGGCAATCGTATGCCCCACCATTTGCGGGAAGATGACGCTGGCCCGTGACCAGGTGCGAACGACCTTCTTCTCGCCTTTGGTGTTCATGACTTCCACTTTTTTCAACAGCTTCGGAGCGACAAACGGCCCCTTCTTTAATGATCGCGACATACCTGATTACCTCTGCTTCTTCGCGCGGCGCTTGACGATGAATTTATCGGTGCGCTTGTTGTGGCGGGTCTTCTTGCCACGAGTCGGCTTGCCCCACGGCGACTTGGGGCCGGGCATGCCGGTGGGCTGGCGGCCTTCGCCGCCGCCGTGCGGGTGATCGCGCGGCGTCATCGCCGTACCGCGCACGGTGGGCCGGATGCCCAGGTGGCGCTTGCGCCCGGCCTTGCCGAGTTTGATGTTCGAGTGATCCAGGTTGCCTACTTCGCCAATCGTCGCCAGGCACACTTGCGGAATGAGCCGCACTTCGCCCGACGGCAAACGCACCTGGGCGTACTCGCCCTCTTTCGCCAACAACTGCGCCGCCGTTCCAGCCGAGCGGGCGATCTGGCCGCCCTTGCCCACCTGAATCTCAATATTGTGAATGAGCGTGCCGACCGGAATGTTCGAGATCGGCATGGCGTTGCCGGTGCGAATTTCGGCGGTGGCGCTGGTGACGAGGGTGTCGCCCACGCGCAAATCCAGCGGGGCAATAATGTAGCGGCGCTCGCCGTCGGCATAGTTGAGCAAGGCAATGCGGGCCGAGCGGTTGGGATCGTATTCAATGGACGCAACTTTGGCCGGAATGTCCACCTTGTTGCGCTTGAAATCAATCTCGCGCCACTGGCGGCGCTGGCCGCCGCCCCGGTGGCGAACCGTGATCCGGCCCTGGGTGTTGCGCCCGCCCGATTTCCGCAAATGGCGGATTAACGAACGGACAGGCTTGCTTCTGGTAATCTCCTCAAAGGTCGAGCCGGTCATGCCTCGGCGGCCGGGAGAGGTGGGTTTGAAAGTTTTTACGGCCACGGTTACTTGACCCCTTCAAATACGTCAATGGTTTGGCCTTCGGCCAGCGTCACCAACGCCTTTTTATAGGCGGCATTGCGA
This Chloroflexota bacterium DNA region includes the following protein-coding sequences:
- the rpsS gene encoding 30S ribosomal protein S19; protein product: MSRSLKKGPFVAPKLLKKVEVMNTKGEKKVVRTWSRASVIFPQMVGHTIAVHDGRRHVPIYVTENMVGHRLGEFAPTRTFRGHVTKEKKTEVGEG
- the rplB gene encoding 50S ribosomal protein L2 codes for the protein MAVKTFKPTSPGRRGMTGSTFEEITRSKPVRSLIRHLRKSGGRNTQGRITVRHRGGGQRRQWREIDFKRNKVDIPAKVASIEYDPNRSARIALLNYADGERRYIIAPLDLRVGDTLVTSATAEIRTGNAMPISNIPVGTLIHNIEIQVGKGGQIARSAGTAAQLLAKEGEYAQVRLPSGEVRLIPQVCLATIGEVGNLDHSNIKLGKAGRKRHLGIRPTVRGTAMTPRDHPHGGGEGRQPTGMPGPKSPWGKPTRGKKTRHNKRTDKFIVKRRAKKQR